From the genome of Bombus huntii isolate Logan2020A chromosome 14, iyBomHunt1.1, whole genome shotgun sequence, one region includes:
- the LOC126873053 gene encoding transmembrane protein 94 isoform X8 gives MHDLKIITRLKQCCWSRSQTIRNLKMDGDRAKDNTSKPSENVKNKSTEPLGLSTKIALETLQRDIRRVLQEYEEEYRRNKKYKAWLKDTLHHRSQYTTLCWTSAIALLINAIILVIAFFTTNDTWHPTLPYEGLTVCCLVVLNFILVISDNKLRHEEIPYRVRVLLDQLEVAKNNSQWNPENYPHLCSPLSPCLTLQWTYRDGRIVNLPWALLVAGDIIVIKPGQQSPGYCIPYDDAEAPMLHAREVYSPQVHSANEIFSTPQARTPLKNKVYKLQETPYLMNLRMALDQALDRPVTYHNRKRHLLMICCIEQLAYPVLLIIVLLVNLFRYLYATEYFGVGYWNEMFLLQPIAVSIPLLPLVFPTCWIFLNCFGMARFKALFKLYQSSKKLQFVDPFEDADISGPSNQEVVYNWLELKEYFFNILVGKEHMMSRSASILHVLGSVTALCCVDKKGILSWPNPTAEKVFFLRNANTLSPSSSTGSVDRTSEPQCQAQAEDSKQDSNKTSYITHDLSHSAAEVLDLTHDHALPFRLQFDDHSWRQHLNSLKPLGLAILLNTCNMDTQEHYMQFCCHVTCEALYNEDLVPVTNRRYQDHSIEDKSGYQAKDTMQSSRQVYLVDESGSLGHMWCLCELAKQIGFQDQAQNIFQLEQQLSTFRHVQPEMVRRDIKFARSLSIATKLKFPFPHMVAVVVRERSGGGLQLLTQGTADIILDSCIEFWDGHDLCPLSASDRKKVQDFYQRTSLTSYCTAFAYRPLTRGICDRMTKIYLELPADSKHLYAPHRSPTPLPWDFRNVLDPRVKGILGQFHSTDSLLCSENKDDNVSDIDSCFEIQCNQVFIGMVTMQYQAQIDMVQLIEQLDRACIRFVHFSKENELRSRVFSEKMGLESGWNCHISLLSERASTNLDNSRAMSMSAPSAINTDFSTVKFDDETTEWNDTGTSQVKSAMSHREQDTVRSEDSVLVQSVDLGSGQEAWRSLSCLTDSTEQSAPVNFDLSNRAKLPRGIDKIRPHIELIDNVPLLVSLFTDCNTTVTREMLHIMQDYGEVVCVLGSSANAENMPIFMQADAGVAVEPLYPQVCQRVPALTPTKEDQGPSPVDLSRALNSIACSLSVKREDPIAIFHLIMEARHYMTCLWNCVQFWLCCTVTLSFTQALSGFLLLPPLFSVDQVLWLCCLIIPMLSISMIATPMDPTIMQRATGKNQCTVNGEVALFILWCYGSKFLPTIITIVLSQCISFLTLCPIYTADSKCLYVYPDAQGKVSWGGWGDKPNIILVIQHFALSLLVLHLVTISVGFVHREYSIWKKQPFNNYVWFFSAFIALCAQAVFSGTVFCKFWKDEGQNIEDFPLHLPLFFLVSLPLIFAINELIKWQEIKVNVRYQKRARLEFGTKLGMNSPF, from the exons ATGCATGATCTAAAAATCATAACAAGATTAAAACAATGTTGTTGGAGCAGATCACAGACTATTAGAAATCTT AAAATGGATGGTGATCGAGCAAAGGACAACACTTCTAAACCAAGTGAAAATGTTAAGAATAAGTCCACAGAACCATTAGGGCTAAGTACAAAAATTGCTCTTGAAACATTACAACGCGATATTAGGAGAGTATTACAAGAGTATGAGGAAGAATATAGGAGAAATAA AAAATATAAAGCTTGGCTAAAGGACACTTTACATCATCGTAGTCAGTACACAACTCTTTGTTGGACTTCAGCAATTGCACTTTTGATCAATGCCATTATCCTTGTTATTGCATTCTTCACAACCAACGATACATG gCACCCTACACTGCCTTATGAAGGACTGACCGTTTGTTGTTTGGtagtattaaattttattttagtcaTATCCGATAATAAATTACGACATGAAGAAATTCCTTATAGAGTACGAGTTCTTCTTGACCAATTGGAAG tGGCAAAGAATAATTCTCAATGGAATCCTGAAAATTATCCACATTTATGCAGTCCATTGTCCCCCTGTCTAACTTTGCAGTGGACTTATCGCGATGGTCGTATAGTTAATTTGCCTTGGGCATTATTAGTTGCTGGTGatataattgttataaaacCTGGACAACAATCACCTGGATATTGTATTCCTTATGAT GATGCTGAAGCGCCGATGTTACACGCAAGAGAAGTATATAGTCCGCAGGTCCACAGcgcaaatgaaattttttcaacGCCACAAGCTCGAACGCCATTGAAAAATAAAGTCTATAAACTTCAAGAGACACCCTATTTGATGAATCTTAGAATGGCTCTTGATCAAGCTCTTGATAGGCCGGTTACATATCACAATCGCAAACGGCATCTTTTAATGATTTGTTGCATCGAACAACTGGCTTATCCAGTTCTTCTGATCATCGTATTACTTGTCAATTTGTTTCGATACTTATACGCGACAGAATATTTCGGTGTCGGTTACTGGAACGAAATGTTCTTGCTACAACCGATTGCTGTTAGTATCCCTTTACTTCCGTTAGTATTTCCGACTTGCTGGatctttttaaattgtttcGGAATGGCTCGTTTCAAAGCTCTGTTTAAGCTTTATCAATCTTCGAAGAAACTTCAG TTTGTGGATCCTTTCGAAGACGCAGATATTTCTGGGCCTAGCAACCAGGAAGTAGTGTACAATTGGTTGGAATTAAAAGAATactttttcaatattttagtTGGTAAAGAACATATGATGTCGAGATCCGCCAGTATTCTACACGTCTTAGGATCAGTCACG GCACTGTGTTGCGTAGATAAAAAAGGGATTCTTTCGTGGCCTAATCCAACTGCAGAgaaagtattttttttaagaaatgcTAATACTTTATCCCCGTCTTCAAG TACTGGTAGTGTAGATAGAACCTCAGAACCTCAATGTCAGGCACAAGCTGAAGACTCCAAACAAGATTCAAATAAGACGTCATATATAACACAtg atTTGTCTCACTCAGCAGCCGAAGTTTTGGACCTGACTCACGATCACGCCTTGCCGTTTCGTCTACAGTTTGACGACCATTCCTGGAGACAACACTTGAACTCATTAAAACCCCTAGGTTTAGCCATCCTCCTCAATACGTGTAATATGGATACCCAAGAGCATTATATGCAGTTTTGTTGCCATGTCACGTGTGAAGCTCTGTATAATGAGGATCTTGTACCGGTTACAAACAGACG CTACCAGGATCACAGTATAGAAGATAAGAGTGGGTATCAAGCAAAAGATACAATGCAAAGTTCAAGACAAGTGTATTTAGTCGACGAATCAGGGAGCCTTGGACATATGTG GTGTTTATGTGAATTAGCGAAGCAGATAGGTTTCCAAGACCAGgcacaaaatatatttcaattggAGCAACAATTGTCTACGTTTAGACACGTC CAACCAGAAATGGTTCGACGAGATATAAAGTTTGCACGATCTTTAAGTATCGCAACAAAATTGAAGTTTCCGTTTCCACACATGGTCGCCGTGGTAGTTAGAGAAAGGAGTGGCGGTGGTTTGCAACTGCTTACACAGGGTACAGCGGACATAATTTTGGATTCCTGTATCGAATTTTGGGATGGTCATGATCTATGTCCACTTTCAGCATCGGATCG AAAAAAGGTGCAAGATTTTTATCAAAGAACGAGCTTAACGTCATATTGCACTGCATTTGCGTACAGACCACTAACACGTGGTATTTGTGATAGAATGACTAAGATATACTTAGAACTTCCCGCGGATAGCAAACATTTATATGCACCTCACAGAAGTCCTACTCCACTACCTTGGGACTTTCGAAACGTTCTCGATCCCAGAGTAAAAGGAATACTTGGACAATTCCATTCAACCG ATTCTTTGCTATGTAGTGAAAACAAAGATGATAACGTTAGCGACATTGATAGTTGCTTTGAAATTCAATGCAATCAAGTCTTTATTGGGATGGTGACTATGCAGTACCAAGCCCAAATTGATATG GTACAATTAATCGAGCAACTCGACAGGGCGTGCATTCGATTCGTTCACTTCAGCAAAGAAAACGAACTAAGATCACGCGTGTTCTCGGAGAAAATGGGGCTGGAAAGCGGATGGAATTGCCACATATCGTTGCTCAGTGAAAGAGCTAG TACTAATCTGGATAATAGTCGTGCGATGAGTATGTCCGCACCGAGCGCTATAAACACCGATTTCTCCACGGTAAAATTCGACGATGAGACCACGGAATGGAACGATACAGGAACATCTCAAGTCAAAAGCGCTATGAGCCATAG GGAACAGGATACAGTGCGAAGCGAAGACAGTGTACTTGTACAAAGTGTAGATTTAGGTTCCGGACAAGAAGCATGGCGATCTTTGAGTTGTCTTACAGACAGCACAGAGCAAAGTGCTCCCGTAAATTTTGATTTATCAAACAGG GCAAAACTACCTCGAGGCATCGATAAAATTAGACCGCATATAGAATTAATAGATAATGTTCCTCTTTTGGTATCTCTGTTTACTGATTGCAACACTACTGTTACAAGGGAAATGTTGCACATTATGCAAGATTACGGAGAAGTTGTTTGCGTACTTGGCTCTTCCGCCAATGCAGAGAACATGCCCATCTTTATGCAAGCGGATGCTgg AGTGGCAGTGGAACCACTTTATCCACAAGTTTGTCAAAGAGTTCCAGCATTGACACCAACTAAAGAAGACCAAGGTCCATCTCCAGTCGATTTGAGTAGAGCACTGAATTCTATTGCCTGTTCGTTAAGCGTTAAACGAGAAGATCCAATTGCGATATTCCATTTAATTATGGAG GCTCGACATTATATGACGTGCCTTTGGAATTGCGTGCAATTCTGGCTCTGTTGTACAGTTACTCTCTCCTTCACTCAAGCTCTGTCTGGTTTCTTGTTGCTACCACCTCTATTTTCGGTTGATCAAGTCTTATGGTTGTGTTGCTTAATCATTCCAATGTTATCTATATCCATGATCGCTACGCCTATGGATCCTACCATAATGCAACGTGCAACTGGGAAAAATCAGTGTACTGTAAATGGCGAG GTTGCATTGTTCATTCTGTGGTGTTACGGCAGCAAATTTTTACCAACAATCATAACGATAGTACTATCGCAATGTATTTCGTTCTTGACTTTGTGTCCTATTTACACAGCAGACTCCAAGTGCCTGTATGTGTATCCCGATGCGCAGGGAAAAGTTTCATGGGGTGGTTGGGGGGATAAaccaaatattattttagtgATACAACATTTCGCCTTGTCCCTGTTAGTTTTACATTTag TAACAATATCCGTAGGCTTTGTACATAGGGAATATTCCATTTGGAAGAAACAGCCATTCAACAATTATGTATGGTTCTTCAGTGCATTTATAGC ATTATGCGCACAAGCAGTATTCTCAGGAACTGTGTTCTGCAAATTTTGGAAAGACGAAGGACAGAATATCGAAGATTTTCCTCTACatcttcctctcttttttttagTTTCATTGCCATTAATTTTTGcaattaacgaattaatcaAGTGGCAAGAGATTAA GGTAAACGTGAGATATCAAAAGAGGGCACGACTTGAATTTGGTACAAAACTTGGAATGAATTCACcgttttaa
- the LOC126873053 gene encoding transmembrane protein 94 isoform X2: MSLVIHFFMKMDGDRAKDNTSKPSENVKNKSTEPLGLSTKIALETLQRDIRRVLQEYEEEYRRNKKYKAWLKDTLHHRSQYTTLCWTSAIALLINAIILVIAFFTTNDTWHPTLPYEGLTVCCLVVLNFILVISDNKLRHEEIPYRVRVLLDQLEVAKNNSQWNPENYPHLCSPLSPCLTLQWTYRDGRIVNLPWALLVAGDIIVIKPGQQSPGYCIPYDDAEAPMLHAREVYSPQVHSANEIFSTPQARTPLKNKVYKLQETPYLMNLRMALDQALDRPVTYHNRKRHLLMICCIEQLAYPVLLIIVLLVNLFRYLYATEYFGVGYWNEMFLLQPIAVSIPLLPLVFPTCWIFLNCFGMARFKALFKLYQSSKKLQFVDPFEDADISGPSNQEVVYNWLELKEYFFNILVGKEHMMSRSASILHVLGSVTALCCVDKKGILSWPNPTAEKVFFLRNANTLSPSSSTGSVDRTSEPQCQAQAEDSKQDSNKTSYITHDLSHSAAEVLDLTHDHALPFRLQFDDHSWRQHLNSLKPLGLAILLNTCNMDTQEHYMQFCCHVTCEALYNEDLVPVTNRRYQDHSIEDKSGYQAKDTMQSSRQVYLVDESGSLGHMWCLCELAKQIGFQDQAQNIFQLEQQLSTFRHVQPEMVRRDIKFARSLSIATKLKFPFPHMVAVVVRERSGGGLQLLTQGTADIILDSCIEFWDGHDLCPLSASDRKKVQDFYQRTSLTSYCTAFAYRPLTRGICDRMTKIYLELPADSKHLYAPHRSPTPLPWDFRNVLDPRVKGILGQFHSTDSLLCSENKDDNVSDIDSCFEIQCNQVFIGMVTMQYQAQIDMVQLIEQLDRACIRFVHFSKENELRSRVFSEKMGLESGWNCHISLLSERARRQQWLERYPHMPPSYMSESPVGWWVSQAAAMSSPTPSAQSHQHNYSCMDEASHLLNRVSPRTNLDNSRAMSMSAPSAINTDFSTVKFDDETTEWNDTGTSQVKSAMSHREQDTVRSEDSVLVQSVDLGSGQEAWRSLSCLTDSTEQSAPVNFDLSNRAKLPRGIDKIRPHIELIDNVPLLVSLFTDCNTTVTREMLHIMQDYGEVVCVLGSSANAENMPIFMQADAGVAVEPLYPQVCQRVPALTPTKEDQGPSPVDLSRALNSIACSLSVKREDPIAIFHLIMEARHYMTCLWNCVQFWLCCTVTLSFTQALSGFLLLPPLFSVDQVLWLCCLIIPMLSISMIATPMDPTIMQRATGKNQCTVNGEVALFILWCYGSKFLPTIITIVLSQCISFLTLCPIYTADSKCLYVYPDAQGKVSWGGWGDKPNIILVIQHFALSLLVLHLVTISVGFVHREYSIWKKQPFNNYVWFFSAFIALCAQAVFSGTVFCKFWKDEGQNIEDFPLHLPLFFLVSLPLIFAINELIKWQEIKVNVRYQKRARLEFGTKLGMNSPF; the protein is encoded by the exons ATGTCTTTGGTTATTCATTTTTTCATG AAAATGGATGGTGATCGAGCAAAGGACAACACTTCTAAACCAAGTGAAAATGTTAAGAATAAGTCCACAGAACCATTAGGGCTAAGTACAAAAATTGCTCTTGAAACATTACAACGCGATATTAGGAGAGTATTACAAGAGTATGAGGAAGAATATAGGAGAAATAA AAAATATAAAGCTTGGCTAAAGGACACTTTACATCATCGTAGTCAGTACACAACTCTTTGTTGGACTTCAGCAATTGCACTTTTGATCAATGCCATTATCCTTGTTATTGCATTCTTCACAACCAACGATACATG gCACCCTACACTGCCTTATGAAGGACTGACCGTTTGTTGTTTGGtagtattaaattttattttagtcaTATCCGATAATAAATTACGACATGAAGAAATTCCTTATAGAGTACGAGTTCTTCTTGACCAATTGGAAG tGGCAAAGAATAATTCTCAATGGAATCCTGAAAATTATCCACATTTATGCAGTCCATTGTCCCCCTGTCTAACTTTGCAGTGGACTTATCGCGATGGTCGTATAGTTAATTTGCCTTGGGCATTATTAGTTGCTGGTGatataattgttataaaacCTGGACAACAATCACCTGGATATTGTATTCCTTATGAT GATGCTGAAGCGCCGATGTTACACGCAAGAGAAGTATATAGTCCGCAGGTCCACAGcgcaaatgaaattttttcaacGCCACAAGCTCGAACGCCATTGAAAAATAAAGTCTATAAACTTCAAGAGACACCCTATTTGATGAATCTTAGAATGGCTCTTGATCAAGCTCTTGATAGGCCGGTTACATATCACAATCGCAAACGGCATCTTTTAATGATTTGTTGCATCGAACAACTGGCTTATCCAGTTCTTCTGATCATCGTATTACTTGTCAATTTGTTTCGATACTTATACGCGACAGAATATTTCGGTGTCGGTTACTGGAACGAAATGTTCTTGCTACAACCGATTGCTGTTAGTATCCCTTTACTTCCGTTAGTATTTCCGACTTGCTGGatctttttaaattgtttcGGAATGGCTCGTTTCAAAGCTCTGTTTAAGCTTTATCAATCTTCGAAGAAACTTCAG TTTGTGGATCCTTTCGAAGACGCAGATATTTCTGGGCCTAGCAACCAGGAAGTAGTGTACAATTGGTTGGAATTAAAAGAATactttttcaatattttagtTGGTAAAGAACATATGATGTCGAGATCCGCCAGTATTCTACACGTCTTAGGATCAGTCACG GCACTGTGTTGCGTAGATAAAAAAGGGATTCTTTCGTGGCCTAATCCAACTGCAGAgaaagtattttttttaagaaatgcTAATACTTTATCCCCGTCTTCAAG TACTGGTAGTGTAGATAGAACCTCAGAACCTCAATGTCAGGCACAAGCTGAAGACTCCAAACAAGATTCAAATAAGACGTCATATATAACACAtg atTTGTCTCACTCAGCAGCCGAAGTTTTGGACCTGACTCACGATCACGCCTTGCCGTTTCGTCTACAGTTTGACGACCATTCCTGGAGACAACACTTGAACTCATTAAAACCCCTAGGTTTAGCCATCCTCCTCAATACGTGTAATATGGATACCCAAGAGCATTATATGCAGTTTTGTTGCCATGTCACGTGTGAAGCTCTGTATAATGAGGATCTTGTACCGGTTACAAACAGACG CTACCAGGATCACAGTATAGAAGATAAGAGTGGGTATCAAGCAAAAGATACAATGCAAAGTTCAAGACAAGTGTATTTAGTCGACGAATCAGGGAGCCTTGGACATATGTG GTGTTTATGTGAATTAGCGAAGCAGATAGGTTTCCAAGACCAGgcacaaaatatatttcaattggAGCAACAATTGTCTACGTTTAGACACGTC CAACCAGAAATGGTTCGACGAGATATAAAGTTTGCACGATCTTTAAGTATCGCAACAAAATTGAAGTTTCCGTTTCCACACATGGTCGCCGTGGTAGTTAGAGAAAGGAGTGGCGGTGGTTTGCAACTGCTTACACAGGGTACAGCGGACATAATTTTGGATTCCTGTATCGAATTTTGGGATGGTCATGATCTATGTCCACTTTCAGCATCGGATCG AAAAAAGGTGCAAGATTTTTATCAAAGAACGAGCTTAACGTCATATTGCACTGCATTTGCGTACAGACCACTAACACGTGGTATTTGTGATAGAATGACTAAGATATACTTAGAACTTCCCGCGGATAGCAAACATTTATATGCACCTCACAGAAGTCCTACTCCACTACCTTGGGACTTTCGAAACGTTCTCGATCCCAGAGTAAAAGGAATACTTGGACAATTCCATTCAACCG ATTCTTTGCTATGTAGTGAAAACAAAGATGATAACGTTAGCGACATTGATAGTTGCTTTGAAATTCAATGCAATCAAGTCTTTATTGGGATGGTGACTATGCAGTACCAAGCCCAAATTGATATG GTACAATTAATCGAGCAACTCGACAGGGCGTGCATTCGATTCGTTCACTTCAGCAAAGAAAACGAACTAAGATCACGCGTGTTCTCGGAGAAAATGGGGCTGGAAAGCGGATGGAATTGCCACATATCGTTGCTCAGTGAAAGAGCTAG GAGACAGCAATGGCTGGAGAGATATCCGCACATGCCCCCATCGTATAT GTCCGAGAGTCCAGTGGGTTGGTGGGTGAGCCAGGCAGCAGCCATGTCCTCACCCACTCCCTCGGCCCAATCTCATCAACATAATTACTCCTGCATGGATGAGGCCAGCCACTTGCTTAATCGTGTCTCTCCTCG TACTAATCTGGATAATAGTCGTGCGATGAGTATGTCCGCACCGAGCGCTATAAACACCGATTTCTCCACGGTAAAATTCGACGATGAGACCACGGAATGGAACGATACAGGAACATCTCAAGTCAAAAGCGCTATGAGCCATAG GGAACAGGATACAGTGCGAAGCGAAGACAGTGTACTTGTACAAAGTGTAGATTTAGGTTCCGGACAAGAAGCATGGCGATCTTTGAGTTGTCTTACAGACAGCACAGAGCAAAGTGCTCCCGTAAATTTTGATTTATCAAACAGG GCAAAACTACCTCGAGGCATCGATAAAATTAGACCGCATATAGAATTAATAGATAATGTTCCTCTTTTGGTATCTCTGTTTACTGATTGCAACACTACTGTTACAAGGGAAATGTTGCACATTATGCAAGATTACGGAGAAGTTGTTTGCGTACTTGGCTCTTCCGCCAATGCAGAGAACATGCCCATCTTTATGCAAGCGGATGCTgg AGTGGCAGTGGAACCACTTTATCCACAAGTTTGTCAAAGAGTTCCAGCATTGACACCAACTAAAGAAGACCAAGGTCCATCTCCAGTCGATTTGAGTAGAGCACTGAATTCTATTGCCTGTTCGTTAAGCGTTAAACGAGAAGATCCAATTGCGATATTCCATTTAATTATGGAG GCTCGACATTATATGACGTGCCTTTGGAATTGCGTGCAATTCTGGCTCTGTTGTACAGTTACTCTCTCCTTCACTCAAGCTCTGTCTGGTTTCTTGTTGCTACCACCTCTATTTTCGGTTGATCAAGTCTTATGGTTGTGTTGCTTAATCATTCCAATGTTATCTATATCCATGATCGCTACGCCTATGGATCCTACCATAATGCAACGTGCAACTGGGAAAAATCAGTGTACTGTAAATGGCGAG GTTGCATTGTTCATTCTGTGGTGTTACGGCAGCAAATTTTTACCAACAATCATAACGATAGTACTATCGCAATGTATTTCGTTCTTGACTTTGTGTCCTATTTACACAGCAGACTCCAAGTGCCTGTATGTGTATCCCGATGCGCAGGGAAAAGTTTCATGGGGTGGTTGGGGGGATAAaccaaatattattttagtgATACAACATTTCGCCTTGTCCCTGTTAGTTTTACATTTag TAACAATATCCGTAGGCTTTGTACATAGGGAATATTCCATTTGGAAGAAACAGCCATTCAACAATTATGTATGGTTCTTCAGTGCATTTATAGC ATTATGCGCACAAGCAGTATTCTCAGGAACTGTGTTCTGCAAATTTTGGAAAGACGAAGGACAGAATATCGAAGATTTTCCTCTACatcttcctctcttttttttagTTTCATTGCCATTAATTTTTGcaattaacgaattaatcaAGTGGCAAGAGATTAA GGTAAACGTGAGATATCAAAAGAGGGCACGACTTGAATTTGGTACAAAACTTGGAATGAATTCACcgttttaa